From Lysobacter auxotrophicus, the proteins below share one genomic window:
- a CDS encoding FecR family protein: MNTRTWQPADGEAEAWMARLMAPDCTPADRAAFEEWLTQSPRNIEAWLEMERVQALSAQLRSDEMLRAATRAIRRAPARPFNAWLPAAAAAVLVVAVAAIWWRYEPRTAAVAQQYATAMGEQSEVTLADGTVVLLDTGTQLTATFDSRERLVVLERGRAQFVVGHDAQRPFLVKAGAGTIRDIGTTFQVAHRNDAVDVGLLEGRVDVTARNGGGVATLSPGEKVSVDASGRLGAKAPLDLVSARAWPQGDLVFKQRRLDELLTEMNRYSKQQVRLADPSMGGLTVSGVFHAGDQDALVAVLERGWSLRAERRGADEIVLHRRVAER, translated from the coding sequence ATGAACACACGGACGTGGCAGCCGGCCGACGGCGAAGCCGAAGCGTGGATGGCGCGCCTGATGGCGCCCGACTGCACGCCGGCGGATCGGGCGGCCTTCGAGGAATGGCTCACGCAATCGCCGCGGAACATCGAGGCGTGGCTGGAAATGGAACGCGTGCAGGCGCTCTCGGCGCAGTTGCGCTCGGACGAGATGCTGCGCGCGGCGACGCGCGCGATCCGCCGCGCGCCGGCCAGGCCGTTCAACGCGTGGCTGCCGGCGGCCGCCGCGGCCGTACTGGTCGTCGCCGTGGCGGCGATCTGGTGGCGCTACGAGCCCCGCACCGCCGCCGTTGCGCAGCAGTACGCCACCGCCATGGGCGAGCAGAGTGAAGTGACGCTGGCCGACGGCACGGTGGTGCTGCTGGACACCGGCACGCAGCTCACGGCGACGTTCGATTCGCGCGAGCGCCTCGTCGTGCTCGAGCGCGGCCGCGCGCAGTTCGTCGTCGGCCACGATGCGCAGCGCCCGTTCCTCGTGAAAGCCGGCGCGGGCACGATCCGCGACATCGGCACGACGTTCCAGGTCGCGCATCGCAACGATGCAGTCGACGTGGGATTGCTCGAAGGCCGGGTGGACGTCACCGCGCGCAACGGCGGCGGCGTCGCCACCTTGTCGCCCGGCGAGAAGGTGAGCGTGGATGCCTCCGGCCGCCTTGGCGCCAAGGCGCCGCTGGATCTGGTGAGCGCGCGCGCCTGGCCCCAGGGCGACCTGGTGTTCAAGCAGCGCCGCCTGGACGAACTGCTGACGGAAATGAACCGCTATTCCAAGCAGCAGGTCCGGCTGGCCGATCCGTCGATGGGCGGCCTGACGGTCAGCGGCGTGTTCCACGCAGGCGACCAGGACGCGCTGGTCGCGGTGCTGGAACGCGGCTGGTCGCTGCGCGCCGAACGCCGCGGCGCAGACGAGATCGTCCTGCATCGTCGCGTCGCGGAGCGTTGA
- a CDS encoding 1-deoxy-D-xylulose-5-phosphate reductoisomerase, which translates to MRRVAVLGATGSIGTSALDVIARHPDRLQATVLAAGSNAAALVELCRTHRPAHAVIADETAFATLRDGLRDAGLQTQAHCGDDALQQLVASDECDTVVAAIVGAAGLPSTLAAARAGKRILLANKESLVLAGELLMQAAHAGGATIVPVDSEHNAIFQCLPDAHAHAGLRRILLTASGGPFRGRRRDELGDVTPEQAIAHPKWSMGPKISVDSATLMNKGLEVIEAHHLFGVDGDRIQVLVHPQSLVHSLVEFVDGSTLAQLGLPDMRTAIAVGFGWPERIESGVSGLDMLAHGRLDFEPPDLDAFPCLRLAFEALRAGGTAPAVLNAANEVAVSAFLQRRIGFLAIPALVEDTLAALPSTPATSLAALRDADALARRHAAQAVAACA; encoded by the coding sequence ATGCGGCGCGTCGCCGTCCTTGGCGCCACCGGCTCGATCGGCACGTCCGCGCTGGACGTGATCGCCCGCCATCCCGATCGCCTGCAGGCCACCGTGCTCGCCGCCGGCAGCAACGCCGCGGCGCTGGTCGAGCTGTGCCGCACGCACCGTCCGGCCCACGCCGTCATTGCGGACGAAACCGCCTTCGCCACGCTGCGTGATGGCCTGCGTGATGCCGGCCTGCAAACGCAGGCGCATTGCGGGGACGACGCATTGCAGCAGCTCGTCGCCAGCGACGAATGCGACACCGTCGTGGCGGCGATCGTCGGCGCGGCAGGCCTGCCGTCCACGCTCGCGGCCGCGCGCGCGGGCAAGCGCATCCTGCTGGCGAACAAGGAATCGCTCGTGCTCGCCGGCGAACTGCTGATGCAGGCCGCGCATGCCGGCGGCGCGACGATCGTGCCGGTGGACAGCGAGCACAACGCGATCTTCCAGTGCCTGCCGGACGCGCACGCGCACGCCGGCCTGCGCCGCATCCTGCTCACCGCGTCGGGTGGTCCGTTCCGCGGCCGTCGTCGCGACGAACTCGGCGACGTCACGCCCGAGCAGGCCATCGCCCACCCGAAGTGGTCGATGGGTCCGAAGATTTCGGTCGATTCGGCCACGCTGATGAACAAGGGGCTGGAGGTCATCGAGGCCCACCACCTGTTCGGGGTGGACGGCGATCGCATCCAGGTGCTGGTGCATCCGCAGAGCCTGGTGCACTCGCTGGTGGAATTCGTCGACGGCTCCACCCTCGCCCAGTTGGGTCTGCCGGACATGCGCACCGCGATCGCGGTGGGGTTCGGTTGGCCGGAACGCATCGAATCGGGCGTGTCCGGGCTCGACATGCTCGCGCACGGGCGGCTGGATTTCGAACCGCCGGACCTGGACGCCTTCCCCTGCCTGCGCCTGGCGTTCGAGGCGCTTCGCGCGGGCGGCACCGCGCCAGCCGTGCTGAACGCCGCCAACGAAGTCGCGGTTTCAGCGTTTCTTCAGCGCCGCATCGGTTTCCTAGCGATACCCGCGCTGGTCGAGGACACCCTCGCCGCGCTCCCCTCCACCCCGGCGACGTCGCTGGCGGCCTTGCGCGATGCCGATGCACTGGCACGACGCCACGCCGCACAGGCCGTCGCCGCCTGCGCATGA
- the uppS gene encoding polyprenyl diphosphate synthase, producing MSSEPATANARTPRHLAVIMDGNGRWAERRRRPRAIGHRAGARAVNVCIDFCLERGIEALTLFAFSSENWGRPEDEVGALMKLFLGALEREVDELDRRGVRVRFIGERERFSDAIGRQMSSAEDRTRANTRLHLTIAASYGGRWDIAQAARSLARDVAAGHLDPDEVDERALASRMSLAELPPPDLFIRTGGETRISNFLLWQLAYTELWFTELLWPELDAATLQRALDDYSGRQRRFGLTGAQVAPAPTNEISE from the coding sequence ATGTCCTCCGAACCTGCCACCGCCAACGCACGCACCCCGCGCCACCTGGCCGTCATCATGGACGGCAACGGGCGCTGGGCGGAGCGTCGTCGTCGCCCGCGCGCCATCGGCCATCGCGCCGGCGCGCGCGCGGTCAACGTGTGCATCGACTTCTGCCTCGAACGCGGCATCGAGGCGCTCACGCTGTTCGCGTTTTCCAGCGAGAACTGGGGCCGTCCCGAAGACGAAGTCGGCGCGTTGATGAAGCTGTTCCTCGGCGCGCTGGAACGCGAGGTCGACGAGCTCGACCGCCGCGGCGTGCGCGTGCGCTTCATCGGCGAGCGCGAGCGCTTCAGCGATGCGATCGGCCGCCAGATGTCCTCCGCCGAGGACCGCACGCGCGCCAACACCCGCCTGCACCTGACCATCGCCGCCAGCTACGGCGGGCGCTGGGACATCGCGCAGGCCGCGCGCTCGCTCGCGCGCGACGTGGCCGCCGGCCACCTGGACCCGGACGAGGTCGACGAACGCGCACTCGCCTCGCGCATGTCGCTGGCCGAACTTCCGCCGCCGGACCTGTTCATCCGCACCGGCGGCGAAACGCGCATCAGCAACTTCCTGCTGTGGCAGCTGGCATACACCGAGCTGTGGTTCACCGAGTTGTTGTGGCCCGAATTGGATGCCGCCACACTGCAGCGCGCCCTGGACGACTACTCCGGCCGCCAGCGCCGCTTCGGCCTCACCGGCGCGCAGGTCGCGCCGGCCCCGACCAACGAGATTTCCGAATGA
- a CDS encoding RNA polymerase sigma factor: MDGRPYNALATDPAGQEAAGASAWAARACYKSALRQALSGVEGSVSDAEAGWEWGDPDGAQPDVAPAGAAGPYHAFESFSAFGLALPSGEAIAMTPSGAMRSSPQDDDAHAAMGAGDFDRFLRDHRPLLVAWLSRRIGEDDAQDVAQEALVRLMRYREQPFEQLRPLMYRIAINVIHDRGRRDSTRQVFAHVSLDQDFVGLPSLEPAHETRIEHEQELALVRAAILQLPERCRQVYLLNRIDGLSYSQIAQHCGISVKAVEKHIGKALSLLRSKLRREGVDREERT; encoded by the coding sequence ATGGACGGACGCCCGTACAACGCGCTCGCGACAGACCCGGCCGGCCAGGAGGCGGCCGGGGCCTCCGCATGGGCGGCGCGCGCATGCTACAAATCCGCATTGCGCCAAGCGCTGTCCGGTGTTGAGGGCTCGGTTTCCGACGCGGAGGCCGGCTGGGAGTGGGGCGATCCGGACGGTGCGCAACCCGATGTCGCCCCCGCAGGAGCCGCCGGTCCCTACCATGCGTTCGAATCGTTTTCGGCCTTCGGGCTGGCCCTGCCGTCCGGCGAGGCGATCGCCATGACCCCGTCGGGCGCGATGCGATCCAGCCCGCAGGACGACGACGCGCACGCGGCCATGGGCGCGGGCGACTTCGACCGGTTCCTGCGCGACCACCGCCCGTTGCTGGTGGCGTGGCTCAGCCGCCGCATCGGCGAGGACGACGCGCAGGACGTGGCGCAGGAAGCGCTGGTGCGCCTCATGCGTTACCGCGAGCAGCCGTTCGAACAGCTGCGACCGCTGATGTACCGCATCGCCATCAACGTGATCCACGACCGCGGACGTCGCGATTCGACGCGACAGGTGTTCGCGCACGTGAGCCTGGACCAGGATTTCGTCGGCCTCCCGTCGCTGGAGCCCGCGCACGAGACGCGCATCGAGCACGAGCAGGAGCTGGCGCTGGTACGCGCCGCCATCCTGCAACTGCCCGAGCGCTGCCGGCAGGTCTACCTGCTCAACCGCATCGATGGCCTGAGCTACAGCCAGATCGCGCAGCACTGCGGGATCTCGGTGAAGGCCGTCGAAAAACACATCGGAAAGGCGCTGTCGCTGCTTCGTTCGAAGCTCAGGCGTGAAGGCGTCGATCGCGAGGAACGCACATGA
- the rseP gene encoding RIP metalloprotease RseP has product MSEFLGSIWWLIVAIGVLVTFHEFGHYWVARRCGVRVLRFSVGFGKPLWMRRGKDGTEYVIAAIPLGGYVKMLDERESIVPDALLPQAFNRQSVWKRIAIVIAGPVANLILCVALFWAMFVAGRADYAPVVGHATGIAASAGLRQGDTILAVGDRQTPTWSEAVMALIPAALDHADTTVRVRTDSGSEATRELRLSDLPATFDERRAVEVMGLTPRYLLVPPLVGRVAPDTPAWGVLAEGDRITAIDGQPVVAWDDIGPRVQTLGQRGGPAMIEVERKGDRLALEITPSRMKHAQTGQDYWGLGVAAAIPPEPAKDAVLRYGPIDAIPAAFRESAHQAHELFAMIGRAFTGRVSVQNTVAGPITIARAANMSAQHGAAWFLQMLAMLSLSLGILNLLPIPILDGGHLLYYLIELVKGSPVSERAMAAGQYVGLALIAGLMGLAFYNDIMNNLVR; this is encoded by the coding sequence ATGAGTGAGTTCCTCGGCTCCATCTGGTGGTTGATCGTCGCGATCGGCGTGCTCGTCACGTTCCACGAGTTCGGCCACTACTGGGTCGCGCGACGCTGCGGCGTGCGCGTGCTGCGCTTCTCGGTCGGCTTCGGCAAGCCGCTGTGGATGCGCCGCGGCAAGGACGGCACGGAGTACGTGATCGCGGCCATCCCGCTCGGCGGCTACGTCAAGATGCTCGACGAGCGCGAATCCATCGTGCCCGACGCCTTGCTGCCGCAGGCGTTCAACCGCCAGTCCGTGTGGAAGCGCATCGCGATCGTCATCGCCGGTCCGGTCGCGAACCTGATCCTGTGCGTTGCGCTGTTCTGGGCGATGTTCGTCGCCGGTCGCGCCGACTACGCGCCGGTCGTCGGCCACGCCACCGGCATCGCCGCCTCGGCGGGCCTGCGCCAGGGCGACACGATCCTCGCCGTCGGCGATCGCCAGACGCCGACCTGGAGCGAAGCGGTGATGGCCCTCATCCCCGCCGCGCTCGACCATGCCGACACCACGGTGCGCGTGCGCACCGACTCGGGCAGCGAAGCCACGCGCGAACTTCGCCTGTCCGATCTTCCCGCCACGTTCGACGAGCGACGCGCGGTCGAGGTGATGGGCCTGACGCCGCGCTACCTGCTGGTGCCGCCGCTCGTCGGCCGCGTCGCGCCGGACACGCCGGCGTGGGGCGTGCTGGCCGAAGGCGACCGCATCACCGCGATCGACGGCCAGCCGGTCGTCGCGTGGGACGACATCGGCCCGCGCGTGCAGACGCTGGGCCAGCGCGGCGGCCCGGCGATGATCGAAGTCGAGCGCAAGGGCGATCGCCTGGCGCTGGAGATCACGCCCTCGCGCATGAAGCATGCGCAGACCGGCCAGGATTACTGGGGCTTGGGCGTGGCGGCGGCGATCCCGCCGGAACCGGCAAAGGATGCGGTGCTGCGTTACGGCCCCATCGACGCGATCCCTGCCGCATTCCGCGAAAGCGCCCACCAGGCGCACGAATTGTTCGCAATGATCGGCCGCGCCTTCACCGGTCGCGTGTCGGTGCAGAACACCGTCGCCGGCCCGATCACCATCGCGCGCGCGGCGAACATGTCGGCCCAGCACGGCGCCGCGTGGTTCCTGCAGATGCTGGCGATGCTCTCGCTCAGCCTGGGCATCCTGAACCTGCTGCCGATCCCGATCTTGGACGGCGGTCACCTGCTGTATTACCTTATCGAGCTGGTCAAGGGCAGCCCGGTCAGCGAGCGAGCGATGGCCGCCGGGCAGTACGTGGGCCTGGCGCTGATCGCCGGCCTGATGGGCCTGGCGTTCTACAACGACATCATGAACAACCTGGTGCGCTGA
- a CDS encoding cation diffusion facilitator family transporter, protein MGHGHHHHDHAISSTRAFAAVTLINLAYTALEAGYGFATNSLALLSDALHNFGDVLGLGLAWGAAVLARRAPTDRHTYGWRRATLLSPLANSVLLVGFSGALAWEAVRRFNAPPQIPALPVMVVAAIGIAVNLGAAWMVREGHEQDLNRRGAFLHLIADAAVSLAAVIAGAGMWWLGWEWLDPAIALLVSVVVAVGAFGLLRDAFNAAMDAVPPSIRQADVQAFLALQPGVQAVHHLHIWSLGAGEIAMTAHLVRPMAGADAAVDHDAFIDRLNRELDQRFGINHPTLQVELGRACEHDRHDRAPHGAHGHDHDHGHDHGHAHAHPHDRDHDHAH, encoded by the coding sequence ATGGGCCACGGACACCACCACCACGACCACGCCATCAGCTCGACGCGCGCCTTCGCCGCCGTCACGCTGATCAACCTCGCCTACACCGCGCTCGAGGCGGGTTACGGCTTCGCCACCAACTCGCTGGCGCTGCTGTCCGATGCGCTCCACAACTTCGGCGACGTGCTCGGCCTGGGCCTGGCCTGGGGTGCGGCGGTCCTGGCGAGGCGCGCACCGACCGACCGCCACACCTACGGCTGGCGACGCGCCACGCTGCTTTCGCCGCTTGCGAACTCCGTGCTCCTGGTGGGTTTCTCCGGCGCACTGGCGTGGGAAGCGGTGCGCCGCTTCAATGCGCCGCCGCAGATCCCCGCGCTTCCGGTGATGGTCGTCGCGGCCATCGGCATCGCGGTGAACCTCGGCGCCGCGTGGATGGTGCGCGAGGGCCACGAGCAGGACCTCAACCGCCGTGGCGCGTTCCTCCATCTCATCGCCGATGCCGCCGTATCGCTGGCCGCGGTGATCGCCGGTGCCGGCATGTGGTGGCTGGGCTGGGAGTGGCTGGACCCGGCGATCGCTCTGCTGGTCAGCGTCGTCGTCGCGGTGGGCGCGTTCGGCCTGCTGCGCGATGCCTTCAACGCCGCGATGGACGCGGTGCCGCCGAGCATCCGCCAGGCCGATGTCCAGGCGTTCCTCGCGTTGCAGCCGGGCGTGCAGGCGGTGCACCACCTGCACATCTGGTCGCTGGGCGCGGGCGAGATCGCCATGACCGCGCACCTGGTCCGCCCGATGGCCGGTGCGGATGCCGCCGTCGACCACGACGCCTTCATCGATCGCCTCAACCGCGAACTCGACCAGCGCTTCGGCATCAACCACCCGACCCTGCAGGTCGAGCTGGGCCGCGCGTGCGAACACGACCGCCACGACCGCGCCCCGCACGGCGCGCACGGTCACGACCACGATCATGGCCACGATCACGGGCATGCCCACGCCCACCCGCACGACCGCGACCACGATCACGCCCACTGA
- the pyrH gene encoding UMP kinase, protein MSQLAYRRVLLKLSGEALMGDEDYGIDPKMIGRLAREVIEAQQAGAEVALVIGGGNIFRGAGLAAGGMDRVTGDQMGMLATVINALAMQDALEKLGAKCRVMSAIKINDVCEDYIRRRAIRHLEKGRIAIFAAGTGNPFFTTDSGAALRAIEIGADLLLKATKVDGVYDKDPKKHDDAVRFEKLSYDEVIARDLQVMDTAAFALCRDSDLPLRIFDMGQPGQLLKILSGEHIGTLVQGRNG, encoded by the coding sequence ATGTCCCAGCTCGCCTATCGCCGTGTCCTGCTCAAACTTTCCGGCGAGGCGCTGATGGGGGACGAGGATTACGGGATCGACCCGAAGATGATCGGCCGCCTCGCCCGCGAGGTGATCGAAGCGCAGCAGGCCGGGGCCGAGGTCGCCCTGGTGATCGGCGGCGGCAACATCTTCCGCGGTGCCGGCCTGGCGGCCGGCGGCATGGACCGGGTGACCGGCGACCAGATGGGCATGCTCGCCACGGTCATCAACGCGCTCGCCATGCAGGACGCGCTGGAGAAACTCGGCGCCAAGTGCCGCGTGATGAGCGCGATCAAGATCAACGACGTGTGCGAGGACTACATCCGTCGCCGCGCGATCCGCCACCTCGAGAAGGGCCGCATCGCGATCTTCGCCGCCGGCACGGGCAATCCGTTCTTCACCACCGATTCCGGCGCTGCGCTGCGGGCGATCGAGATCGGCGCCGACCTGCTGCTGAAGGCGACCAAGGTCGATGGCGTGTACGACAAGGACCCGAAGAAGCACGACGACGCGGTGCGCTTCGAGAAGCTCAGCTACGACGAGGTCATCGCCCGCGACCTGCAGGTGATGGACACCGCCGCCTTCGCCCTGTGCCGCGACAGCGACCTGCCGCTGCGCATCTTCGACATGGGCCAGCCGGGCCAGTTGTTGAAAATCCTCAGCGGCGAGCACATCGGCACGCTGGTGCAGGGGCGCAACGGCTGA
- the frr gene encoding ribosome recycling factor yields MLNDIKKDAQTRMAKSVEAFRHDLIKIRTGRATTALVDHLKVNYYGSDMPLSQVATVAISDARSLTITPWEKQMVGAVEKAILASDLGLTPNTAGTVIRLNLPALTEERRKELSKLVHSESENAKVAIRNIRRDANHQVKELLKEKQVTEDDVARAETEIQKITDSAIKDVDDVVKAKEQELMAV; encoded by the coding sequence ATGCTCAACGACATCAAGAAAGACGCACAGACCCGCATGGCCAAGAGCGTCGAAGCGTTTCGCCACGACCTGATCAAGATCCGCACCGGGCGCGCGACCACCGCGCTGGTCGATCACCTGAAAGTGAACTACTACGGTTCCGACATGCCGCTCTCGCAGGTCGCCACCGTCGCCATCTCCGATGCGCGCTCGCTGACGATCACCCCGTGGGAGAAGCAGATGGTCGGCGCCGTCGAGAAGGCGATCCTCGCCTCCGACCTCGGCCTGACGCCGAACACCGCCGGCACCGTGATCCGCCTCAACCTGCCCGCGCTGACCGAAGAGCGCCGCAAGGAGCTGTCCAAGCTGGTGCATTCGGAAAGCGAGAACGCCAAGGTGGCGATCCGCAACATCCGTCGCGATGCCAACCACCAGGTCAAGGAACTGCTGAAGGAAAAGCAGGTCACCGAGGACGACGTGGCCCGCGCCGAAACCGAGATCCAGAAGATCACCGACTCGGCGATCAAGGACGTCGACGACGTGGTCAAGGCGAAGGAACAGGAACTCATGGCCGTCTGA
- a CDS encoding phosphatidate cytidylyltransferase has product MTRTRLLAALVMAPVAIAAILLLPTPWMVAVAAVLFLAGLWEWFDLAEIEDTLARTVLLVANLAVMVAIVWASRSTTAYSMVLFQLASVVGVVWWLLALAWLGRYEFASDHDTYARVFKLAAGALSVIPAWCALAWIHASQPNGHRWLLTALAIVWAADSGAYFAGRKLGGKLFGPRKLAPRISPNKTLEGLMGGVLAGIVVGIGFALIAGASPNQLPAVALVALVAVLFSVVGDLFESLLKRHAGVKDSGNLIPGHGGILDRIDGVLAALPVFAVGKAFFGF; this is encoded by the coding sequence ATGACACGAACCCGCCTGCTCGCCGCGCTGGTGATGGCGCCGGTCGCGATCGCCGCGATCCTGCTGCTGCCTACGCCCTGGATGGTCGCGGTGGCGGCGGTGCTGTTCCTGGCGGGATTGTGGGAGTGGTTCGACCTGGCGGAGATCGAGGACACCCTCGCCCGCACGGTGCTGCTGGTCGCCAATCTCGCGGTGATGGTCGCCATCGTCTGGGCCTCGCGTTCGACGACGGCCTACAGCATGGTGCTGTTCCAGCTCGCCTCCGTGGTCGGCGTGGTGTGGTGGCTGCTCGCGCTCGCGTGGCTGGGCCGCTACGAATTCGCCAGCGACCATGACACCTACGCACGCGTGTTCAAGCTCGCCGCCGGCGCGCTGAGCGTCATTCCGGCGTGGTGCGCGCTGGCCTGGATCCATGCCAGCCAGCCCAACGGCCACCGCTGGCTGCTGACCGCGCTGGCGATCGTCTGGGCTGCCGACAGCGGCGCCTACTTTGCCGGCCGGAAGCTCGGCGGCAAGCTGTTCGGTCCGCGCAAGCTCGCCCCGCGCATCAGCCCGAACAAGACGCTCGAAGGCCTGATGGGCGGCGTCCTCGCCGGCATCGTGGTCGGCATCGGGTTCGCGCTGATCGCGGGCGCATCGCCGAACCAGCTGCCGGCCGTCGCGCTGGTGGCGCTCGTCGCCGTGCTGTTCTCGGTCGTCGGCGACCTGTTCGAAAGCCTGCTCAAGCGGCATGCCGGCGTAAAGGACTCGGGCAATCTGATTCCCGGCCACGGCGGCATCCTCGATCGCATCGACGGCGTGCTCGCCGCGCTGCCGGTGTTCGCGGTCGGCAAGGCGTTCTTTGGTTTCTGA